One genomic segment of Thalassospiraceae bacterium LMO-SO8 includes these proteins:
- a CDS encoding efflux RND transporter permease subunit, which produces MNALIDAALGHARTVLLTLVLILVAGTVAYVEIPKEADPDINIPIIYVSITHEGISPEDAERLLIRPMEKEMRGIDGVKKMTAKGYEGGANVTLEFEAGFNADQALTDVREKVDLAKPELPDDTDEPSVNEVNFSLFPVIAVTLSGDVPERLLLKLARDLRDKIEAVSAVLSAQIAGDREELLEILIDPIKLESYNLSPVDTVQLVEASNKLVAAGAQDTGQGRFSLKVPGLFETLTDIVSMPVAFKGDAVVTFGDIGEVRRGFKDPEGFARIHGERAIVLEVVKRTGENIIDTIEAVRQVVAQEQAGWPEEVRRAVTVDFIQDKSIQIRTMLLDLQNNVTSAILLVMVVVVAALGLRSAGLVGLAIPGSFLTAILVLSAMGLTVNIVVLFSLILAVGMLVDGAIVVTEYADRKMTEGAPPKLAYGLAAKRMAWPITASTATTLAAFLPLLFWPGVVGEFMKFLPITLLMTLAASLLMALIFVPTLGAVFGRAGGTGDAETAKRLAAVSEDEDNEGTGSLEGVGGLTGMYLMVLRGALSHPVKVLAGSVLLLIVVQVGYAKFGHGVEFFPDVEPELAQLQVRARGNLSAWEQDKLMREVEDRILDMREFKSIYTRTGKNQQSQEAEDIIGTITLEFAEWTTRRTADEILNDVEKRTHDLAGIHVDRRKQEKGPPVGKPVNVELTSRLPELLPAAVQKVLEGINAIGGLINVEDGRQLPGIDWEVQVDRAQAAKFGANVQLIGRMVQTVTTGINVGEYRPDDSDDEIDIRVRYPAEFRTLEQLYAIKVNTANGPVPIRNFVTITPKPKIGTLSRSDGKRVLAVKADVAPGVQAAEKLAALKVWIAQANLDPNIGVDFKGEDEEQAKAEAFLSKAFSAALFIMAIILVTQFNSFYSAFLILSAVIMSTIGVFIGLMVTAQPFGIVMTGIGVIALAGIVVNNNIVLIDTFDRLAKTATDMKEAILRTGAQRLRPVLLTSVTTVLGLMPMVLGMNIDFVNHAVTVGAPSTQWWRSLATAIVFGLAFATVLTLIVTPAALMVRANFQAWRAGRRAGNQPQAAE; this is translated from the coding sequence ATGAATGCGTTGATCGACGCGGCGCTCGGCCATGCGCGCACGGTGCTCCTGACCCTGGTGCTGATCCTGGTCGCGGGTACGGTCGCCTACGTGGAAATCCCCAAGGAAGCCGATCCTGACATCAACATCCCCATCATCTACGTGTCGATCACCCACGAGGGTATTTCGCCCGAGGACGCCGAACGCCTTCTGATCCGCCCCATGGAAAAGGAAATGCGCGGCATCGACGGGGTCAAGAAGATGACCGCCAAGGGCTATGAAGGCGGCGCCAACGTGACGCTGGAGTTCGAGGCGGGGTTCAACGCCGACCAGGCGCTGACCGATGTGCGCGAAAAGGTCGACCTGGCCAAACCTGAACTGCCCGATGACACGGACGAGCCGTCGGTCAACGAAGTCAATTTCTCGCTGTTTCCGGTGATCGCGGTGACGCTGTCCGGCGACGTCCCGGAACGCCTGCTGCTCAAGCTGGCGCGCGACCTGCGCGACAAGATAGAGGCCGTGTCCGCCGTCCTGTCGGCGCAGATCGCCGGCGACCGCGAGGAGCTTCTGGAAATTCTCATCGATCCGATCAAACTGGAAAGCTACAACCTGTCGCCCGTCGATACGGTGCAACTGGTCGAGGCGTCCAACAAGCTGGTCGCCGCCGGCGCTCAGGACACGGGCCAGGGCCGGTTCTCGCTGAAGGTGCCGGGGTTGTTCGAAACGCTCACCGACATCGTCTCGATGCCTGTCGCCTTCAAGGGCGACGCCGTCGTCACCTTCGGCGATATCGGCGAGGTTCGGCGTGGGTTCAAGGACCCGGAAGGCTTCGCGCGCATCCACGGCGAAAGGGCCATCGTTCTCGAGGTCGTCAAGCGCACCGGCGAGAACATCATCGACACCATCGAAGCCGTGCGCCAGGTGGTTGCCCAGGAACAGGCCGGTTGGCCCGAAGAAGTGCGCCGCGCCGTCACGGTCGATTTCATCCAGGACAAGTCGATCCAGATCCGCACCATGCTGCTGGACCTACAGAACAACGTGACCTCCGCGATCCTGCTGGTCATGGTGGTCGTCGTCGCGGCGCTCGGCCTGCGTTCGGCCGGGTTGGTCGGGCTCGCCATCCCGGGCTCGTTTCTGACCGCCATCCTGGTGCTGTCGGCCATGGGGCTGACGGTCAATATCGTCGTCCTGTTCTCGCTTATCCTGGCTGTCGGCATGCTGGTCGACGGAGCCATCGTCGTCACCGAATACGCCGACCGCAAGATGACGGAAGGGGCGCCGCCCAAGCTTGCCTACGGCCTGGCCGCCAAGCGCATGGCTTGGCCGATCACGGCCTCGACCGCGACGACCCTGGCCGCCTTTTTGCCGCTTCTGTTTTGGCCGGGCGTGGTCGGCGAGTTCATGAAATTTCTGCCGATCACGCTGCTGATGACCCTGGCGGCGTCGTTGCTGATGGCGTTGATCTTCGTGCCGACCCTGGGCGCCGTGTTCGGTCGCGCCGGCGGCACGGGCGATGCGGAAACGGCGAAACGCCTGGCCGCCGTGTCCGAGGACGAGGACAACGAAGGCACGGGCAGCCTGGAGGGCGTCGGCGGGCTGACGGGGATGTATCTCATGGTCCTGCGGGGGGCGCTCAGCCACCCGGTCAAGGTGCTGGCGGGGTCGGTGCTGCTGCTGATCGTGGTCCAAGTCGGCTATGCCAAATTCGGCCACGGGGTCGAATTCTTTCCCGACGTGGAGCCGGAACTGGCGCAATTGCAGGTCCGTGCCCGGGGCAACCTGTCGGCCTGGGAACAGGACAAGCTGATGCGCGAGGTCGAGGACCGCATCCTCGACATGCGCGAATTCAAAAGCATCTACACCCGCACGGGCAAGAACCAGCAGAGCCAGGAAGCCGAGGACATCATCGGCACCATCACCCTGGAATTCGCCGAGTGGACGACCCGGCGCACGGCGGATGAGATTCTCAACGACGTCGAAAAGCGTACCCATGACCTGGCCGGCATCCATGTTGACCGGCGCAAGCAGGAAAAAGGCCCACCCGTGGGCAAGCCGGTCAACGTGGAACTGACATCGCGTCTGCCCGAATTGTTGCCCGCCGCCGTGCAGAAGGTGCTGGAAGGCATCAATGCCATCGGTGGCCTGATCAACGTCGAGGACGGCCGGCAGCTTCCCGGCATCGACTGGGAAGTTCAGGTCGACCGCGCCCAAGCGGCCAAGTTCGGCGCCAACGTGCAGTTGATCGGCCGCATGGTGCAGACCGTCACCACGGGCATCAATGTCGGCGAATACCGCCCCGACGACAGCGACGACGAGATCGACATCCGTGTCCGCTATCCAGCCGAATTCCGCACGCTGGAACAACTCTATGCGATCAAGGTCAACACGGCGAACGGTCCGGTGCCGATCCGTAATTTCGTGACCATCACGCCCAAGCCCAAGATCGGCACCCTGTCGCGATCCGACGGCAAGCGGGTGCTGGCGGTCAAGGCCGACGTGGCGCCCGGCGTGCAGGCGGCGGAGAAACTGGCGGCGTTGAAGGTGTGGATCGCCCAGGCGAACCTGGATCCGAACATCGGCGTCGATTTCAAGGGCGAGGACGAGGAACAGGCCAAGGCCGAGGCCTTCCTGTCCAAGGCCTTCTCGGCGGCGCTGTTCATCATGGCGATCATCCTGGTCACCCAGTTCAACAGCTTTTATTCGGCCTTCCTGATCCTAAGCGCCGTCATCATGTCGACCATCGGCGTGTTCATCGGCTTGATGGTCACGGCGCAGCCCTTCGGCATCGTCATGACCGGGATCGGCGTGATCGCGCTGGCGGGGATCGTCGTGAACAACAACATCGTGCTGATCGACACCTTCGACCGCCTGGCCAAAACCGCCACGGACATGAAGGAGGCGATCCTGCGCACGGGGGCGCAGCGCCTGCGCCCGGTGCTGTTGACCTCGGTGACCACGGTGCTGGGCCTGATGCCCATGGTGCTCGGCATGAACATCGACTTCGTGAACCATGCGGTCACGGTCGGCGCGCCCTCGACCCAATGGTGGCGCTCGCTGGCCACGGCCATCGTGTTCGGCTTGGCCTTCGCCACGGTGCTGACCCTGATCGTGACCCCGGCGGCGCTCATGGTGCGGGCGAATTTCCAGGCCTGGCGGGCCGGGCGGCGGGCCGGTAATCAGCCGCAGGCGGCGGAATAG
- a CDS encoding TIGR00730 family Rossman fold protein, which produces MSDISAICVFCGSRTGSDPAYENAARVLGRMMAERGIRLVYGGGHVGLMGVVADAVLDAGGQAIGVIPDFLKRREVGRDDLTDLIVTDSMHSRKQRMFELADAFVALPGGLGTLDETIEVATWKQLGLHAKPIVILDAAGYWGALSALLASVVKGGFAYGDIQTLWSVVETPEQVFDAIDAAARPGPKAASARL; this is translated from the coding sequence ATGTCCGATATTTCCGCCATCTGCGTCTTTTGCGGCTCGCGAACGGGCAGCGACCCGGCCTATGAAAACGCCGCGCGGGTCCTCGGCCGGATGATGGCCGAACGGGGCATCCGCCTAGTCTACGGTGGTGGGCACGTCGGTCTGATGGGGGTGGTCGCCGACGCGGTGCTGGACGCCGGCGGCCAGGCCATCGGCGTGATCCCGGACTTCCTCAAGCGCCGCGAAGTCGGGCGCGACGACCTGACCGACCTGATCGTCACGGACAGCATGCACAGCCGCAAGCAGCGCATGTTCGAATTGGCCGATGCCTTCGTCGCCCTGCCGGGCGGGCTCGGCACCCTGGACGAAACCATCGAGGTCGCGACCTGGAAGCAGCTCGGCTTGCATGCCAAGCCCATCGTGATCCTGGATGCCGCCGGCTATTGGGGGGCGCTGTCGGCGCTGCTCGCTTCGGTGGTCAAGGGCGGCTTCGCCTACGGTGACATCCAGACTCTGTGGTCGGTGGTCGAGACCCCCGAACAGGTGTTCGACGCCATCGACGCCGCCGCCCGGCCCGGCCCAAAGGCAGCGTCCGCCCGTCTCTGA
- a CDS encoding cytochrome b/b6 domain-containing protein yields MWDLPVRLFHWTLLAAVVTSVATGLTGGLWQMDLHVVSGCVVLGLVVFRVLWGLVGGRHARFAAFVKGPATVLRYAVDFLKGRAAHTAGHNPLGGWSVVLILSALAVQAGTGLFANDDIFLEGPLAKYAGKALSDRLTGIHHLMSTVIYVLVAAHVAAVALHWWKGDNLVRPMITGVKPGADAAAADGPTPWAWLAVAVIVAAAPVAWILSIW; encoded by the coding sequence GTGTGGGATCTGCCCGTTCGGCTGTTCCATTGGACCCTGCTGGCCGCCGTCGTCACGTCGGTCGCGACCGGGCTTACCGGCGGCCTGTGGCAGATGGACCTGCATGTGGTCTCGGGCTGCGTGGTCCTGGGGCTGGTGGTGTTCCGTGTGCTGTGGGGGCTGGTCGGCGGGCGTCATGCACGCTTCGCCGCCTTCGTCAAAGGCCCGGCGACCGTGCTGCGCTACGCGGTGGATTTCCTGAAGGGCCGCGCCGCCCATACGGCGGGCCATAATCCGCTCGGCGGCTGGTCCGTGGTGCTGATCCTGTCGGCGCTGGCGGTGCAGGCGGGGACGGGCCTGTTCGCCAACGACGACATCTTCCTGGAAGGGCCGCTCGCGAAATACGCGGGCAAGGCGCTCAGCGACCGCCTGACCGGCATCCATCATCTGATGAGTACCGTGATCTACGTGCTGGTGGCGGCCCATGTGGCGGCCGTCGCCCTGCATTGGTGGAAAGGCGACAATCTGGTCAGGCCGATGATCACGGGGGTCAAGCCGGGGGCCGATGCGGCGGCGGCGGACGGGCCGACGCCCTGGGCATGGTTGGCGGTGGCGGTCATCGTGGCGGCCGCGCCCGTGGCTTGGATTTTGTCGATTTGGTAA
- a CDS encoding cytochrome c: protein MTRGILAAAVVATVAAAGTAQASDGGEIKYRKAVMKAVGGHMNALVGIVKGETANKADMAALAKGMLSLAKISQNVFPKGSDAMGGETDALAKIWDDPADFKKVSMAFVDHAQNLVTAAESGDPKALGAAVGALGKNACKACHDSYKKKD, encoded by the coding sequence ATGACCCGTGGCATCCTGGCGGCGGCGGTCGTCGCGACCGTTGCCGCGGCGGGCACGGCGCAGGCCAGCGACGGCGGCGAGATCAAGTACCGCAAGGCGGTCATGAAGGCCGTCGGTGGGCACATGAACGCCCTGGTCGGCATCGTCAAGGGCGAGACCGCCAACAAGGCCGACATGGCCGCGTTGGCCAAGGGCATGCTGTCGCTTGCCAAGATTTCCCAGAACGTATTCCCCAAAGGATCCGACGCCATGGGCGGCGAAACGGACGCGCTTGCGAAAATCTGGGACGACCCGGCGGATTTCAAAAAGGTCAGCATGGCCTTCGTCGATCACGCGCAAAACCTGGTGACGGCCGCCGAATCGGGTGATCCCAAGGCCCTCGGCGCCGCCGTGGGCGCCCTCGGCAAGAACGCCTGCAAAGCCTGCCACGACAGCTACAAGAAAAAGGACTAA
- a CDS encoding LysM peptidoglycan-binding domain-containing protein: MWRNPLFIVGVGLVVVAFAIVVNLSSPDDGKDDDAARPPAQALTTPGKDASVPAPDRAARTGDPNLPTFDVVRVSSTGDTVIAGRAAPGATVIIKDGQTEIGRITADDKGEWVYLPSDPLPPGNRYLSLETVGPDGKILTSPDVVVLAVPERTDTGPLVAEERTTEPLAIRMPREGEGPSSLIQGDGPQKIEFDISAVDYTPAGRVIVSGRAPAGDGVALYMDDAPLGTAQADAQNRWSLTLKDKVSPGVHKLKAERIGPAGKVLGRVSIPFRQEEIMPNLAAGQVVVVQPGNSLWRIARRVYGEGVQYTIIYRANKQQIGDPDLIYPGQVFQVPKPAN; encoded by the coding sequence ATGTGGCGTAATCCACTGTTCATCGTTGGTGTCGGACTGGTCGTGGTGGCTTTCGCCATCGTCGTCAATCTGTCGTCGCCCGACGACGGCAAGGACGACGATGCCGCCCGCCCGCCCGCGCAGGCCCTGACCACCCCCGGCAAGGACGCGTCCGTCCCGGCGCCGGACCGCGCCGCCCGGACCGGCGACCCGAACCTGCCGACCTTCGACGTGGTCCGCGTCAGCTCGACGGGCGACACGGTCATCGCCGGCCGCGCCGCCCCCGGCGCCACGGTCATCATCAAGGACGGACAGACCGAGATCGGCCGCATCACCGCCGACGACAAGGGCGAATGGGTCTATCTGCCGAGCGACCCGCTGCCGCCGGGCAACCGCTACCTGTCCCTGGAAACCGTCGGCCCGGACGGCAAGATTCTGACCTCGCCGGACGTCGTCGTGCTGGCCGTGCCGGAACGCACGGACACCGGCCCCCTGGTGGCCGAGGAACGCACCACGGAACCGCTCGCCATCCGGATGCCCCGCGAAGGCGAAGGGCCGAGCAGCCTGATCCAGGGCGACGGGCCGCAGAAGATCGAATTCGACATCAGCGCCGTCGACTACACCCCCGCCGGCCGGGTCATCGTCAGCGGCCGCGCACCGGCCGGTGACGGCGTCGCTCTTTACATGGACGACGCCCCCCTGGGCACGGCACAGGCCGACGCCCAGAACCGATGGTCCCTGACCCTGAAGGACAAGGTGTCGCCCGGCGTCCACAAGCTGAAGGCGGAACGCATCGGCCCCGCGGGCAAGGTTCTGGGCCGAGTGTCCATTCCCTTCCGTCAGGAGGAAATCATGCCCAACCTGGCGGCCGGGCAGGTCGTCGTGGTGCAGCCGGGCAATTCACTGTGGCGGATCGCACGGCGGGTTTACGGCGAAGGCGTGCAGTACACGATCATCTACCGCGCCAACAAACAGCAGATCGGCGATCCCGATCTGATCTATCCGGGTCAGGTTTTCCAGGTTCCCAAGCCGGCAAACTGA
- a CDS encoding efflux RND transporter periplasmic adaptor subunit: protein MKLPIKPSYAAATVLALVAIAWIFSGDLEQAKRHYGFTAADPAAEPAAGTAGDDKATAGAGRPERALAMVRVRRMDALDRVRETIVTGRTDVILDAEVTAETTGRIVEIAASKGAWLEKGDVILKLAMDDREAKLREAEARLVYERIGFEAAKKLTKKGFQSEVKLAQEESELAQAKAELAAIKLDVERTTVRAPISGYLETLPINVGDYLKSGDKIVVMINPDPIRVVAQVSERDVPNLKAGDTAIARTVQGQDFAGSIRYVAQRADEATRTFRVDAWLENPDHVLRDGQTMEVLFQAGREKAHKVSAAVLTLNDAGEIGVKYVDETDRVRFSKVRIIAHTPDGIWLGGLPDTVRLITVGQEFVSEGQLVQPVEESSLTAGKGGPAS from the coding sequence ATGAAACTGCCCATCAAACCATCTTATGCCGCGGCCACGGTTCTTGCCCTGGTTGCCATCGCATGGATTTTCTCCGGCGATCTGGAACAGGCGAAGCGCCATTACGGCTTCACCGCCGCCGACCCCGCCGCCGAACCGGCGGCCGGAACCGCGGGTGACGACAAGGCCACAGCAGGCGCCGGCCGCCCTGAAAGGGCATTGGCCATGGTCCGTGTGCGGCGGATGGACGCATTGGACCGCGTGCGTGAAACCATCGTCACCGGACGCACGGACGTTATCCTCGACGCCGAGGTGACGGCCGAGACAACGGGCCGCATCGTCGAGATCGCGGCGTCCAAGGGGGCTTGGCTGGAAAAGGGTGACGTGATCCTGAAACTGGCCATGGATGATCGCGAGGCGAAATTGCGCGAAGCCGAAGCCCGCCTGGTTTACGAGCGGATCGGCTTCGAGGCCGCCAAGAAGTTGACCAAGAAGGGCTTCCAGTCCGAGGTCAAGCTGGCTCAGGAGGAATCGGAACTGGCGCAGGCCAAGGCTGAATTGGCCGCCATCAAGCTGGATGTCGAGCGCACGACCGTGCGCGCGCCGATTTCGGGCTACCTGGAAACCTTGCCCATCAATGTCGGGGACTACCTGAAATCCGGCGACAAGATCGTGGTCATGATCAATCCCGATCCCATCCGCGTCGTCGCGCAGGTGTCGGAGCGGGACGTCCCGAACCTGAAGGCCGGCGACACCGCCATCGCCCGCACGGTGCAGGGTCAGGACTTCGCCGGGTCGATCCGCTATGTCGCGCAGCGCGCCGACGAGGCGACGCGCACCTTTCGGGTCGATGCCTGGCTGGAAAACCCGGACCATGTCCTACGCGATGGTCAGACCATGGAGGTCTTGTTCCAGGCGGGGCGGGAAAAGGCGCATAAGGTGTCGGCCGCGGTGCTGACCCTCAACGACGCCGGCGAGATCGGCGTCAAATACGTGGACGAAACCGACCGCGTCCGTTTCTCGAAGGTCCGCATCATCGCCCATACGCCCGACGGCATCTGGTTGGGCGGCCTGCCGGACACGGTGAGGTTGATCACCGTGGGCCAGGAATTCGTCAGTGAAGGACAGCTTGTCCAGCCGGTCGAGGAAAGCTCCCTGACGGCGGGCAAGGGCGGCCCCGCGTCATGA
- a CDS encoding NADP-dependent isocitrate dehydrogenase: MAKIQVKTPIVELDGDEMTRIIWAFIKDKLILPYLDVDLKYYDLSVQKRDETDDQITIDSANAIKQYGVGVKCATITPDEGRVEEFGLKQMWRSPNGTIRNILGGTIFRQPIVCKNVPRLVPGWTKPIVIGRHAYGDQYRATDFLFPGPGTLTMKFVPDDGGEVIEREVFKAPEAGIALAMYNLDESIRGFARASMNYALGLGWPCYLSTKNTILKKYDGRFMDIFQEVFDAEFKDKFKAAGITYEHRLIDDMVACAMKWEGGFVWACKNYDGDVQSDTVAQGFGSLGLMTSVLMTPDGKTVEAEAAHGTVTRHYRLHQQGKETSTNPIASIFAWTQGLKYRGEFDGTPEVVKFADALEKVCIDTVESGSMTKDLAILVGPDQGWCTTQQFLDVLDGNLKAEMAKW; this comes from the coding sequence ATGGCGAAAATTCAGGTCAAAACCCCGATCGTGGAGCTGGACGGCGACGAGATGACGCGGATCATCTGGGCCTTCATCAAGGACAAGCTGATCCTTCCCTACCTCGACGTCGATCTTAAATATTACGATCTGTCCGTGCAAAAGCGCGACGAGACCGACGACCAGATCACCATCGATTCCGCGAACGCCATCAAACAGTACGGCGTCGGCGTCAAATGCGCGACCATCACGCCGGACGAAGGCCGGGTCGAGGAATTCGGCCTGAAGCAGATGTGGCGCTCGCCCAACGGCACCATCCGCAACATCCTGGGCGGCACCATTTTCCGCCAGCCCATCGTGTGCAAGAATGTGCCGCGCCTGGTTCCCGGTTGGACCAAGCCGATCGTCATCGGCCGCCATGCCTATGGCGACCAGTACCGCGCCACCGACTTCCTGTTCCCGGGACCCGGCACGCTGACCATGAAGTTCGTGCCCGACGACGGCGGCGAAGTGATCGAACGCGAAGTGTTCAAGGCGCCGGAAGCCGGCATCGCCCTGGCCATGTACAACCTGGATGAAAGCATCCGCGGTTTCGCCCGCGCGTCCATGAACTACGCGCTCGGCCTGGGCTGGCCCTGCTACCTGTCGACCAAGAACACGATCCTCAAGAAATACGACGGCCGCTTCATGGACATCTTCCAGGAAGTCTTCGACGCCGAATTCAAGGACAAGTTCAAGGCCGCCGGCATCACCTACGAACACCGCCTGATCGACGACATGGTCGCCTGCGCTATGAAGTGGGAAGGCGGCTTCGTCTGGGCCTGCAAGAACTACGACGGCGACGTGCAGTCCGACACCGTGGCCCAGGGCTTCGGCTCGCTGGGTCTCATGACCTCGGTGCTGATGACGCCGGACGGCAAGACGGTCGAGGCCGAGGCCGCCCACGGCACGGTCACCCGCCACTATCGCCTGCACCAGCAGGGCAAGGAAACCTCGACCAACCCGATCGCCTCGATCTTCGCCTGGACTCAGGGCCTGAAGTACCGCGGCGAATTCGACGGCACGCCCGAGGTGGTGAAATTCGCCGACGCCCTGGAAAAGGTCTGCATCGATACGGTGGAAAGCGGCTCCATGACCAAGGACCTCGCGATCCTCGTCGGCCCCGATCAGGGGTGGTGCACGACCCAGCAGTTCCTGGACGTGCTGGACGGCAACCTGAAGGCCGAAATGGCGAAATGGTAA
- a CDS encoding phosphatidylserine decarboxylase has product MKQNIILDTVMTPIHKAGWPFIALFAAITIVLFFIAEELGWLGVILTAWCVYFFRDPDRMTPLGDTLVIAPADGAVQMIDRAAPPPELEMGDEERTRIAIFMNVFNVHVNRAPVAGTVVKLAYRPGAFLDASLDKASIENERQSVRLKIAGVKSRSAKKNEIAVVQIAGLVARRILCDLSEGDTVSAGDRFGLIRFGSRVDVYLPEGCEPLVSVGQTSIAGETVIAEIGAESARTAQRR; this is encoded by the coding sequence ATGAAACAGAACATCATCCTGGATACCGTCATGACCCCCATTCACAAGGCGGGCTGGCCGTTCATCGCGCTATTCGCGGCGATCACCATCGTCCTGTTCTTCATTGCCGAGGAACTGGGCTGGCTGGGCGTCATTCTGACCGCCTGGTGCGTCTACTTCTTCCGTGACCCGGACCGCATGACGCCCCTGGGCGACACCCTGGTCATCGCCCCCGCCGACGGCGCCGTGCAGATGATCGACCGCGCAGCACCCCCGCCCGAACTGGAAATGGGCGACGAGGAACGCACCCGCATCGCCATCTTCATGAACGTGTTCAACGTGCATGTGAACCGCGCGCCCGTGGCCGGCACGGTGGTCAAGCTTGCCTACCGCCCCGGCGCCTTCCTGGATGCTTCCCTGGACAAGGCCAGCATCGAGAACGAACGCCAGAGCGTGCGCCTGAAGATCGCCGGGGTGAAAAGCCGGTCGGCCAAGAAGAACGAGATCGCCGTGGTCCAGATCGCGGGTCTGGTGGCGCGGCGCATCCTGTGCGACCTCAGCGAAGGCGACACGGTCAGTGCCGGCGACCGCTTCGGCCTGATTCGCTTCGGCTCGCGCGTCGACGTCTACCTGCCGGAGGGCTGCGAGCCCCTGGTGTCCGTCGGCCAGACGTCCATCGCCGGCGAAACGGTGATCGCCGAAATCGGCGCCGAAAGCGCCCGCACGGCGCAGCGCCGTTAA
- a CDS encoding phosphatidylcholine/phosphatidylserine synthase, translated as MSDAKPDPKADSAQKPVQGERPRRLRRGLRVMPINKMIPNMLTLGALASGMTGMRFALNERWEAAAFAILIAAILDTLDGRVARLLKGSSKFGAELDSLSDFICFGVAPAMILYHWALEGAGRFGWFLVVLFAMCCAMRLARFNTMLEDDKKPVWAGRFFTGVPAPAGAGLVLLPMILSFQVPEDYVGYLQNPYLVSVVLTLCGGLFVSTLPTFSFKNMKMARAWMMPLMIAVAILAAFVVTDPWLALTAILVLYLASFPLSIRSYLWHKSRSTNPLPTPEPTAE; from the coding sequence ATGAGCGACGCCAAACCCGACCCGAAAGCCGATTCGGCCCAGAAACCAGTCCAGGGCGAGCGCCCGCGCCGCCTGCGGCGCGGCCTCCGGGTCATGCCGATCAACAAAATGATCCCCAACATGCTGACCCTGGGGGCCCTGGCCTCGGGCATGACGGGGATGCGCTTCGCCCTCAACGAACGCTGGGAGGCCGCCGCCTTCGCCATCCTGATCGCGGCGATCCTGGACACCCTGGACGGCCGCGTCGCGCGCCTGTTGAAGGGATCGAGCAAGTTCGGGGCGGAACTTGATTCCCTGTCCGACTTCATCTGCTTCGGCGTCGCCCCCGCGATGATCCTCTATCACTGGGCGCTGGAAGGCGCGGGGCGCTTCGGCTGGTTCCTGGTGGTCCTGTTCGCCATGTGCTGCGCCATGCGCTTGGCGCGCTTCAACACCATGCTGGAAGACGACAAGAAACCCGTGTGGGCGGGGCGTTTCTTCACCGGCGTGCCGGCCCCCGCCGGCGCGGGGCTGGTCCTGCTGCCGATGATCCTGTCGTTCCAGGTGCCGGAAGACTATGTCGGCTACCTGCAAAACCCCTATCTGGTCTCGGTCGTCCTGACCCTGTGCGGTGGCCTGTTCGTCTCCACCCTGCCCACGTTCTCGTTCAAGAACATGAAGATGGCGCGGGCCTGGATGATGCCGCTGATGATCGCCGTGGCGATCCTGGCCGCCTTCGTGGTGACCGACCCCTGGCTGGCGTTGACGGCGATCCTGGTGCTCTATCTGGCCAGTTTCCCGCTCTCGATCCGGTCCTACCTGTGGCACAAAAGCCGGTCGACCAACCCATTGCCGACGCCGGAGCCGACCGCCGAATAA
- the bioD gene encoding dethiobiotin synthase — translation MIRALKAQGKAVRAVKPVISGWDDNPAAIAASDTGILLAAQGLDLSPENIDACSPYRFKAPLSPDMAAAREGTAIDFKRVVGFCRHAAEGLGENGTLLIEGVGGVMVPLTDDKTVLDWMAALSLPVVLVTGSYLGTISHTLTAALALREKHISIRSIVISESEDSPVPCEETAEALIRHLGPTPIRIAARER, via the coding sequence ATGATCCGGGCCCTGAAGGCCCAAGGCAAGGCCGTGCGCGCCGTGAAACCCGTGATCTCGGGCTGGGACGATAACCCGGCCGCCATCGCGGCCTCGGACACCGGCATCCTGCTGGCGGCCCAGGGCCTCGACCTCAGCCCCGAGAACATCGACGCCTGCTCTCCCTATCGGTTCAAGGCACCGCTTTCGCCGGACATGGCGGCGGCCCGCGAAGGCACGGCCATCGATTTCAAGCGCGTGGTCGGATTTTGCCGCCATGCCGCCGAGGGCCTGGGAGAAAACGGCACGCTGCTGATCGAAGGCGTGGGCGGGGTCATGGTGCCCTTGACGGACGACAAGACGGTCCTGGACTGGATGGCCGCCCTGAGCCTGCCCGTGGTCCTGGTGACCGGCAGCTACCTGGGAACGATCTCACACACCCTGACCGCGGCCCTGGCGTTGCGCGAAAAGCACATCAGCATCCGCAGCATCGTGATCAGCGAGTCGGAAGACAGCCCCGTGCCCTGCGAGGAAACGGCGGAAGCGCTGATACGGCACCTCGGCCCGACCCCCATCCGCATCGCGGCGCGGGAACGATGA